ATCCGGGCCCGCCTGGCCGAGTGGGACACCGACCGCCTGCGCGTGGTCACCGCCCTGGCCGCGAAGGGCATGGAGTACGACGCCGTCGTCCTGGTCGAGCCCGGTGCCGTCGACGCCGGCACCGACGCGGGCAAGCGCACCCTCTACGTCGCCCTTTCCCGCGCCACCCAGCGCCTCACCACCATCGCCACCCGCCCCTGGCGATAAGGAAGGGCACCTTCTTATCGTTTTCCGACGTAGAAGGTGCCCTTGTTAACCCTCGCCTGCGCAGGTGCCCGCGGTGATCGGCGTGCCCGCGCGGGCATACGCCGGGCGCCGTCGCCATGATCGGCCGCACCGCCGCCGCCAGCGCAGAGCCGTATCCGGCAGCGTGTTAAGAAGGGCACCTTCTTCTACGGAAAACGATAAGAAGGTGCCCTTCCTTTCTAGCGCCAGGTGTCGGCGTAGGACGCGGTGCAGGGGGTGGTGGGGGTGGTGCGGGAGCGGTTGGGGTCGCTCTCCCAGGTGACGTTGCCCGAGGCGTCCTTCTTTATGTACTTGTAGGTGAAGGTCGTGCCGGGCGGCAGGTTGATCGTCGCGGTCCAGACGGGGTAGGCCGCGCTGGACAGGGCCACCGCGCTGGCGGTGTTCCAGCTGCCGAGGGCGGGGATGGAGCCGATCACGTAGACGTTCTGGCCCCAGACCGTGGTGGCGCTGACCGAGAACGCGGCGGCGATGGTCGCGCAGACGCTGCCGCTCGGTGAGGGGGACGCCGATGGGGAGGCCGACGCGGACGGGGTGGTGCCGCCGGCCACGTTCCAGGTCTCGCTGTAGGTCACCGCGCAGGCGCCGGTCGGGACCGTGTGATTGCGGTTGGCGATGCTTTCCCAGGTCACGGTGCCCGCGCTGGTCTTCTTGATGTACTTGTACTCGAAGTACGTGCCCGCGGGCAGGTTCACGGTGACCCGCCAGACCGGGTACGCCGCGCTGGACATGGCCACGGCGTTCGCGGTGTTCCACGAGCCGAGCTGGGCGATGCTGCCCGCGACGAACACGTTCTGCCCGGTGGTGGTCGTGGTGTTCGACTCGAAGGTGACCGCGACGGTCGTGCAGGCCGTACCGCTGGGTGAGGGTGAGGCGGACGCGGAGGCCGAGGGCTGGGGTGAGCTGCTCACCATCGCGCCGGTGTAGATCGCGAGGGCGCTGTTGCCGGCGACGGAGGTCGTGGCCTGCCCGGACGCGTTGACGGTGACGGTGCTGCCCGAGCAGGTGCCGGCGGTGAAGTTGCCGGTGGCGACGTTGCAGTACACACCGGCGGGAAGGCCGGTGCTGAAGGTGGTGCTCCAGGCCGACCCGTCGCGGTTGAACGCGGCGTAGCCGACGTTGCCGCGCGAGAAGCCGATGCGGGACGAGGACGGCGACGTCCAGTTGCCGACACCGGTGCCGTTGACCGCGTTGTGGAAGCCGACCAGGTTGGCCACCACGGTGCGGCGGTGCTCGCACTCCCAGCCGGAGCCGCAGGTCACCTGGTTGGTGGTGCCGTTGCCCGCGGCGGGCGGCCCGGCCTCCGGGTTGGTGAAGGTGAAGCTGCTCATCAGCTGGGGCGTGCCGTACGGGTACGCCAGGCTGAACGCCTGCGCCAGCGCGTGGGTCTGCCCGTCCTTGTAGGTGAGCCGGGCGCGCCCGTTGCGCTGCGTGTCGTGGTTGTCGATGAAGTTGACGGCGTCGCCGCTGCCCAGCGCCATCTGCGCGGCGAGGTTGTTCAGGTTGGACAGGTTCGCGTCGCGGAACGCGTTGCCGACCACGTCGCCGTAGCGGAACTCGGTGACGTCGCCGATGCCCGCGTACTCGCCGGGCGGGAAGGCGCTGTCCTCGATCACCTCGTGGAAAACGTACGGCGCGCCGCTGACGCCGCCGAGGATCGCCTGCAGGTCGGCGACGGGCATGTGCTTGGCCGCGTCGACCCGGAACCCGTCGACGCCGAGCGACACCAGGTCGTTGAGGTACGCGGTGAGCCTGCCGCGCACGTAGGCGGACTCGGTGGCCAGGTCGGAGAGGTTGACCAGCTCGCAGTTCTGCACCTCCCACCGGTCGCCCCAGCTGACGATGTCGTCGTTGCCGTTGCGGCCGCAGTGGTGGAAGTCCTGATTCTGATAGATCCCCGGGTAGCTGTACTGCGAGTAGGTCGAGCCGGCCGAGCCGGTCCCGGTGGAGGCGCCGCCTGTCATATGGTTGACGATCGCGTCCACATAGATCTTCACCCCGGCGTTGTGGCAGGTGGTGACCATGTTCGCGAAGGCGGCGCGATCGCCGCGGCGGGACACGAG
The Catellatospora sp. IY07-71 DNA segment above includes these coding regions:
- a CDS encoding carbohydrate-binding module family 20 domain-containing protein; this encodes MLAAGLAAAVAARPAPGPDLVPAKADANPGNRDVIVHLFQWPWASIAAECTNVLGPKGYGAVQVSPPQEHVVLGGQGYPWWQDYQPVSYQLVSRRGDRAAFANMVTTCHNAGVKIYVDAIVNHMTGGASTGTGSAGSTYSQYSYPGIYQNQDFHHCGRNGNDDIVSWGDRWEVQNCELVNLSDLATESAYVRGRLTAYLNDLVSLGVDGFRVDAAKHMPVADLQAILGGVSGAPYVFHEVIEDSAFPPGEYAGIGDVTEFRYGDVVGNAFRDANLSNLNNLAAQMALGSGDAVNFIDNHDTQRNGRARLTYKDGQTHALAQAFSLAYPYGTPQLMSSFTFTNPEAGPPAAGNGTTNQVTCGSGWECEHRRTVVANLVGFHNAVNGTGVGNWTSPSSSRIGFSRGNVGYAAFNRDGSAWSTTFSTGLPAGVYCNVATGNFTAGTCSGSTVTVNASGQATTSVAGNSALAIYTGAMVSSSPQPSASASASPSPSGTACTTVAVTFESNTTTTTGQNVFVAGSIAQLGSWNTANAVAMSSAAYPVWRVTVNLPAGTYFEYKYIKKTSAGTVTWESIANRNHTVPTGACAVTYSETWNVAGGTTPSASASPSASPSPSGSVCATIAAAFSVSATTVWGQNVYVIGSIPALGSWNTASAVALSSAAYPVWTATINLPPGTTFTYKYIKKDASGNVTWESDPNRSRTTPTTPCTASYADTWR